A section of the Methanococcus vannielii SB genome encodes:
- the truD gene encoding tRNA pseudouridine(13) synthase TruD, whose amino-acid sequence MNFKFIQEARKKETNDIMSDFRKNISLKFRKNKIDGKLKEMPLNIEKYILKTNRFGGTLKKYPEDFIVEEIMPDGTVLEVGKEIDFLDETPWNGSFIHFTLEKRNWNTMDALSAIVRATKTKRKNFGFAGTKDKFAVTTQRMGCFGLKKEQLESVKIPEIIIKDIQKSNKKLRMGDLFGNRFTINIRDIEKKYMELENLSDLKLDHVLNYFGIQRFGLKRPITHIVGKFIYERDFESAFYTYCGTPISETGDEKEARELVDSGNFKGALKLFSKGNEYEKRLIQQYFKYKDFKMAFTALPPQLNSMFVNAYQAYLFNEMVNERYNFGFEPLTGDILEDNIPTGALIGYNTEFGKGIQGEIEKEIFNRENIDLKKFKIEDFGNFYGTRRKLITPVYDFKSEFKEKVLTLSFKLERGNYATIVTREFTGNLG is encoded by the coding sequence ATGAACTTTAAATTTATTCAGGAAGCAAGAAAAAAAGAAACTAATGATATTATGTCGGATTTTAGAAAAAATATATCCTTAAAATTTAGAAAAAATAAAATAGATGGTAAACTAAAAGAAATGCCGTTAAATATTGAAAAATATATACTTAAAACGAATAGATTTGGGGGAACTTTAAAAAAATATCCTGAAGACTTTATTGTAGAAGAAATAATGCCTGATGGAACAGTTTTAGAAGTTGGAAAAGAAATTGATTTTTTAGATGAAACTCCTTGGAACGGTTCATTTATCCATTTTACCCTTGAAAAACGAAATTGGAACACTATGGATGCATTAAGTGCAATTGTAAGGGCGACTAAAACTAAACGGAAAAATTTTGGATTTGCTGGAACAAAAGACAAATTTGCAGTAACTACTCAGAGAATGGGATGTTTTGGGCTTAAAAAAGAACAGCTTGAAAGCGTTAAAATTCCTGAAATAATAATAAAAGATATTCAAAAGTCTAATAAAAAGCTTAGAATGGGGGACCTCTTTGGAAACCGGTTTACGATAAACATAAGAGATATTGAAAAAAAATATATGGAATTAGAAAACCTTTCAGATCTTAAACTTGACCATGTTTTAAATTATTTTGGAATACAGCGTTTTGGGCTTAAAAGGCCTATTACCCATATAGTTGGAAAATTTATATATGAGAGAGATTTTGAAAGTGCATTTTACACATACTGCGGAACCCCAATAAGTGAAACGGGTGATGAAAAGGAGGCACGGGAACTTGTTGATTCAGGAAATTTTAAGGGCGCATTAAAACTATTTTCCAAAGGAAATGAATATGAAAAAAGATTAATTCAACAGTATTTTAAATATAAGGACTTTAAAATGGCGTTTACCGCACTTCCTCCGCAATTAAATAGTATGTTTGTAAATGCTTACCAAGCATATCTTTTTAATGAAATGGTAAATGAAAGGTATAACTTTGGATTTGAACCACTTACGGGAGATATTTTAGAAGATAATATACCAACTGGGGCATTAATTGGTTACAATACAGAATTTGGTAAAGGAATTCAGGGCGAAATTGAAAAAGAAATATTTAATCGTGAAAACATTGACTTAAAAAAATTTAAAATAGAAGATTTTGGAAATTTCTATGGGACAAGACGAAAATTAATTACCCCAGTTTACGACTTTAAAAGCGAATTTAAGGAAAAAGTGCTTACTTTAAGCTTTAAATTAGAGCGGGGAAATTATGCAACGATTGTAACTAGGGAATTTACTGGAAATTTAGGTTAA
- a CDS encoding tRNA(Ile)(2)-agmatinylcytidine synthase, with protein MYIGIDDTDSLENYCTTYIGTILMEELQKNYVLDIPKLIRMNPMVKYKTRGNGGISLHIVEKNNELSDSDINIIKKTVVKTVEKFSDFKCDNTNPGIVFLSEESYSKNEKKLENYYKSVLYDILSVDYTEKLLNEINAEFIKYKNGYGIIGALGAISSKPPFTYELLTYREESVWGTKREIDDFSVVNMNEKTFPYTFNNLDGKKPIITPHTPCPVLYGIRGISKTVLNNAKNIIKSERILKSQIFVTNQGTDAHLRFMKIKDMYPDTGVISYGQVVQKPIEITGGHVLFKIKDDTGEINCISYEPTKEFRNIIRKLDIGDLVGVYGTVRKNPFEINIEKLKIVSLKKQYDKNKKCECGGTLKSKGLKSGYKCNLCSRKIDYDKISTFEIKRDIFEGFYEVIPSARRHLSKPVQLYDFDLQVIDKYD; from the coding sequence ATGTACATTGGAATTGATGATACAGATAGCCTAGAAAACTACTGCACAACATATATTGGAACAATATTGATGGAAGAACTTCAAAAAAACTATGTATTGGATATCCCTAAATTAATACGAATGAACCCGATGGTAAAATATAAAACAAGGGGAAATGGAGGGATTTCCTTACACATAGTTGAAAAAAATAATGAACTTTCAGATTCTGATATTAATATAATAAAAAAAACAGTTGTAAAAACAGTTGAAAAATTTAGTGATTTTAAATGCGACAATACAAATCCTGGAATCGTATTTTTAAGTGAAGAAAGTTATAGTAAAAATGAAAAAAAACTTGAAAACTATTATAAATCTGTTTTATACGATATTTTATCAGTAGATTATACCGAAAAGCTTTTAAATGAAATAAATGCGGAATTTATTAAATATAAGAACGGATATGGAATTATTGGGGCCCTTGGTGCAATTTCTTCAAAACCGCCGTTTACATATGAACTTCTAACTTATCGTGAAGAATCCGTTTGGGGAACAAAGCGAGAAATAGACGATTTTTCAGTAGTCAATATGAATGAAAAAACTTTTCCATATACTTTTAACAATTTAGATGGAAAAAAACCAATTATTACCCCCCATACGCCATGTCCGGTATTATATGGAATTAGGGGAATTTCTAAAACTGTATTAAATAACGCTAAAAATATAATAAAATCCGAAAGAATTTTAAAATCTCAAATATTTGTCACAAATCAGGGAACTGATGCCCATTTGCGTTTTATGAAAATAAAAGATATGTACCCAGATACGGGCGTGATTTCTTACGGCCAAGTAGTCCAAAAACCAATTGAAATTACTGGTGGCCATGTTTTATTTAAAATAAAGGACGATACTGGGGAAATTAACTGTATTTCTTATGAGCCTACGAAAGAATTTAGGAATATTATTCGAAAACTTGATATTGGGGATTTAGTTGGTGTTTACGGAACTGTTCGAAAAAATCCCTTTGAAATAAATATCGAAAAATTAAAAATAGTTTCACTTAAAAAACAATACGATAAAAATAAAAAGTGCGAATGCGGCGGAACATTAAAATCAAAAGGTTTAAAAAGCGGTTACAAGTGTAATTTATGTAGTAGAAAAATTGATTATGATAAAATATCTACTTTTGAGATAAAAAGGGATATTTTTGAAGGGTTTTACGAAGTAATTCCTTCTGCAAGAAGACACCTTAGTAAACCAGTTCAACTGTACGATTTTGACTTGCAAGTAATTGATAAGTACGATTAA
- the radB gene encoding DNA repair and recombination protein RadB, whose translation MLEEILNGNIEKKTITQIYGPPGVGKTNICIISMIKTIEQGKKVVYIDTEGGLSIERVKQIFKEDFNTLLKNILLYEPSTFEEQTKVLEKILLLENIGLIIIDGIVSLYRLELCDDIVENTKLNRILGKQISTLLKISRKKDSGILITNQVKDSLSGFEPAGGRLLEYWSKSIIRAEKKDTYRKLTLEKHRCFKEGEILKFIIIENGIEILKN comes from the coding sequence ATGCTTGAAGAAATTTTAAATGGTAACATCGAAAAAAAGACCATAACTCAAATTTACGGGCCCCCGGGCGTTGGAAAAACTAATATATGTATAATTTCAATGATAAAAACAATAGAGCAGGGTAAAAAGGTAGTTTATATTGATACTGAAGGAGGTTTATCTATTGAACGGGTAAAACAAATATTTAAAGAAGATTTTAACACACTACTTAAAAATATCCTACTCTATGAGCCTTCAACATTTGAAGAACAGACAAAAGTGCTTGAAAAGATACTGCTTCTTGAAAATATCGGACTTATAATTATTGACGGCATTGTTTCACTTTACAGGCTAGAACTTTGTGACGATATAGTCGAAAACACGAAATTAAATCGTATTCTTGGAAAACAGATATCCACGCTTTTAAAAATTTCAAGAAAAAAAGATTCAGGAATATTAATTACAAATCAAGTAAAAGATTCATTATCTGGATTTGAACCTGCGGGAGGAAGACTTTTAGAATATTGGAGTAAATCAATTATTCGTGCTGAAAAAAAGGACACGTATAGAAAACTCACGCTTGAAAAACACCGATGTTTTAAAGAAGGAGAAATTTTGAAATTCATAATTATTGAAAATGGAATTGAAATATTAAAAAATTAG
- a CDS encoding MJ1244 family protein: MKILLKLFVESQNLGKAINALSEGGISGFYLKEYQGMSPKDWRGFLLAEEPEMAIKIVNELSQDTVVINSIVGIEGLVKIKEMIRKKLENEKYTLIELPVLGMEVNSPE; this comes from the coding sequence ATGAAAATATTGTTAAAGCTGTTTGTAGAAAGCCAAAACCTTGGAAAAGCGATAAATGCATTATCTGAGGGGGGAATATCTGGATTTTATTTAAAAGAGTATCAGGGAATGTCTCCAAAAGATTGGAGGGGTTTTTTGCTTGCAGAAGAACCTGAAATGGCAATAAAGATTGTAAACGAATTGTCCCAAGATACTGTAGTTATAAATTCGATAGTGGGTATTGAGGGCCTTGTTAAAATAAAAGAAATGATTCGAAAGAAGCTTGAAAATGAGAAATACACATTAATAGAACTTCCCGTCTTAGGTATGGAAGTAAATTCACCTGAATAA
- a CDS encoding DUF134 domain-containing protein: MQFRKGRPKILRLISEEPKFNIFKPVGIPKNELESVVLTLEELESLRLVDYVGQSHEDAADSMGISRRVFWNILKSARKKVSDALINGKMIDIGGGYYQIRKCNEQECQGMPCRFGLSNCFKNKNKDNEL; the protein is encoded by the coding sequence ATGCAATTTAGAAAAGGAAGGCCCAAAATACTTCGACTAATATCTGAAGAGCCAAAATTTAATATTTTTAAACCTGTAGGAATTCCAAAAAACGAGCTTGAATCAGTTGTTTTAACTTTAGAGGAGTTAGAGTCATTAAGGCTTGTTGATTATGTTGGACAGTCTCATGAAGATGCTGCAGACTCCATGGGAATTTCAAGAAGGGTATTTTGGAATATATTAAAATCTGCTCGAAAAAAAGTATCAGATGCCCTGATAAATGGAAAAATGATAGATATTGGTGGCGGATACTACCAGATAAGAAAATGCAATGAACAAGAGTGTCAAGGAATGCCGTGTAGATTTGGATTATCAAACTGTTTTAAAAATAAAAATAAAGATAACGAATTGTAA
- the atwA gene encoding methyl coenzyme M reductase system, component A2, with protein sequence MLLLEVKNVSKKFGDTTVLKNINFNLNEGEVLGVLGRSGAGKSVLLHMLRGMEGYEPTTGQIIYHVSVCPRCDHVDVPSMVGKKCNCGKEYILKSVDFWNQNEFIYPLKKKIAIMLQRTFALYGERTVGENIMESLTSAGYDGKEATESALSLIKMVKLEHRVAHISRDLSGGEKQRVVLARQIAKNPVIFLADEPTGTLDPKTAKFVHSALTETVIKHKIAMIITSHWHEVIEELSQKALWLESGEVKMFGESKEVVSEFVKTIDSMRKFEDVELKDEILKIENVEKRYVSVDRGIVKAVDGIDISVKEKEIFGLVGISGAGKTTLSKIIAAVLPSSKGTYEFRLGDEWIDMTKVGPAFRGRAKRYVGMLFQEYSLYPHRTILYNLTESIGLEMPGEFAKMKAEHTLVSVGFGEKEAENMLEKYPNELSVGEKHRVALAQVLIREPHLVLLDEPTGTMDPITRNQVAESIQKSRSELEQTYIIVSHDMDFVLNVCDRAALMRGGKIVKMGKPDEIIKILSQEEKEEMLSN encoded by the coding sequence ATGCTGCTTTTAGAAGTTAAAAATGTTTCAAAAAAGTTTGGAGATACAACTGTATTAAAAAATATAAACTTTAATTTAAATGAGGGGGAAGTTTTAGGAGTTCTTGGAAGAAGCGGTGCTGGTAAATCCGTATTACTCCATATGTTAAGAGGCATGGAAGGATATGAACCTACAACTGGCCAGATAATTTACCACGTTTCGGTATGCCCTAGATGTGACCATGTTGATGTCCCATCAATGGTTGGAAAAAAATGTAACTGCGGAAAAGAATATATCTTAAAATCAGTAGACTTTTGGAATCAAAATGAATTTATATACCCTTTAAAGAAAAAAATTGCAATAATGCTTCAGAGAACCTTTGCACTATACGGTGAAAGGACTGTTGGGGAAAATATAATGGAATCACTTACTTCTGCAGGGTATGATGGAAAAGAAGCAACGGAATCTGCGTTAAGTCTTATAAAAATGGTAAAATTGGAGCATAGGGTTGCACATATTTCAAGAGATTTAAGTGGCGGGGAAAAACAAAGGGTAGTATTGGCAAGACAAATTGCAAAAAATCCTGTTATATTTCTTGCTGATGAACCCACTGGAACGCTTGACCCAAAAACTGCAAAATTTGTACATTCAGCACTTACTGAAACAGTAATTAAGCATAAAATAGCAATGATAATAACTTCACACTGGCATGAAGTTATAGAAGAACTTTCTCAAAAAGCATTATGGCTTGAAAGTGGCGAAGTAAAAATGTTTGGTGAAAGTAAAGAAGTAGTTTCTGAGTTTGTAAAAACTATTGATTCTATGAGAAAATTTGAAGATGTGGAATTAAAAGATGAAATTTTAAAAATAGAAAATGTTGAAAAAAGATATGTTTCAGTAGACCGTGGAATTGTTAAAGCAGTTGATGGAATCGATATTTCTGTAAAAGAAAAGGAAATTTTTGGACTTGTTGGAATTAGTGGTGCGGGAAAAACAACGCTTTCAAAAATTATTGCAGCCGTATTGCCTTCATCAAAAGGAACTTATGAATTTAGGCTAGGTGATGAATGGATAGATATGACTAAAGTTGGCCCAGCATTTAGGGGTCGTGCAAAAAGGTATGTTGGAATGTTATTTCAAGAGTACAGTCTTTACCCCCATCGTACAATACTTTACAATCTTACAGAATCAATCGGTCTTGAAATGCCTGGCGAATTTGCTAAAATGAAGGCAGAGCACACTCTCGTTTCCGTAGGTTTTGGTGAAAAAGAAGCCGAAAATATGCTCGAAAAGTATCCTAATGAGCTTAGTGTTGGTGAAAAGCATAGGGTTGCACTTGCACAAGTTTTGATACGTGAACCTCACCTTGTACTTTTGGACGAGCCTACTGGAACAATGGATCCCATAACAAGAAATCAAGTTGCAGAATCTATTCAAAAATCAAGAAGCGAATTGGAGCAGACTTATATTATTGTTTCACATGACATGGACTTTGTTTTAAATGTTTGTGACAGAGCCGCACTTATGAGGGGCGGAAAAATCGTAAAAATGGGAAAACCTGATGAAATCATAAAAATTCTTTCACAAGAAGAAAAAGAGGAAATGCTTTCAAACTAA
- a CDS encoding sugar phosphate isomerase/epimerase family protein, whose translation MVKIGCSSLFFWEYEFDEIVDIYNDIGLKYMEFVPENPAFWKKRNDLDYVLNVKKILSKLNITVHSPYIELNPSSNNENIREITLKETLWAIELSKLLNSKFVTIHAGKRPTKRVPTLEEYVNFYEYLKKCEEYALINDISLCLENSTKKVNHICYLVCEMEKTLENFKNLNLTLDFAHARGDSTDFVKVLYKYIKNVHISGVNGKDHYPISSSKIDFSKPLNDLLYKYKYNGVLNLELNDLIYKKTLSKFEKIEILVNEVSYIEKMLE comes from the coding sequence ATGGTAAAGATAGGTTGCTCTTCATTGTTTTTTTGGGAATATGAGTTTGATGAAATAGTTGATATTTATAATGATATCGGGCTAAAGTACATGGAATTTGTTCCAGAAAATCCGGCATTTTGGAAAAAACGAAATGATTTAGATTATGTTTTAAACGTAAAAAAGATTCTTTCAAAGTTAAATATTACGGTTCATTCCCCATATATTGAATTAAATCCTTCATCAAATAATGAAAATATAAGAGAAATAACGCTTAAAGAAACACTTTGGGCAATTGAGCTTTCAAAACTCCTAAATTCAAAGTTCGTTACAATTCATGCAGGCAAACGGCCAACAAAAAGAGTGCCAACCCTTGAAGAATACGTAAATTTTTATGAATATTTAAAAAAGTGTGAAGAATATGCTTTAATAAACGATATATCGCTATGCCTTGAAAATTCTACAAAAAAAGTAAACCATATCTGCTATTTAGTATGTGAGATGGAAAAAACACTTGAAAATTTTAAAAATCTAAACTTAACCCTTGATTTTGCACATGCAAGGGGAGATTCAACGGATTTTGTTAAAGTGCTTTATAAGTACATAAAAAATGTACATATTTCAGGAGTTAATGGAAAAGACCACTACCCTATATCCAGTTCAAAAATAGATTTTTCAAAGCCATTAAACGATCTTTTATACAAATATAAATATAATGGAGTGTTAAATCTTGAATTAAACGATTTAATTTATAAAAAAACTTTATCTAAATTTGAAAAAATTGAAATTTTAGTTAATGAAGTATCGTATATTGAAAAAATGTTAGAATAA
- a CDS encoding ADP-ribosylglycohydrolase family protein, whose protein sequence is MDKMLEKFQGSIFGLAIGDALGMPSEWLTSEEIKEKYGVIDDFLEPRNKFEGILKAGTYTDDTDQMIAILKSFDDSGFNNEIFIQELIKWYKRNPIGIGSTSKKAIQKLIEGDKTGCNSSSSGSAMRVGPLGLYYYDNYGKLKETTIEATKLTHNSPEAIAAALSVAFFVAESINGEKSEKSVEKCSKFIEDISLTFSEKIMSIANLSSPKEAYDFFKTGLDATECVPSAISGFVLTNSFKEGMISVVNAGGDTDSMGSMYGAISGAYYGIKDIPNNWTFRIKDKELFYELSKKLHHLKFEK, encoded by the coding sequence ATGGACAAAATGTTAGAAAAATTTCAAGGAAGTATTTTTGGACTTGCAATTGGCGATGCACTTGGAATGCCTTCAGAATGGCTCACAAGTGAAGAAATTAAGGAAAAATATGGCGTTATTGACGACTTTTTAGAACCAAGGAATAAATTTGAGGGTATTTTAAAAGCAGGCACCTATACTGACGATACTGACCAAATGATAGCAATTTTAAAATCATTTGATGATTCAGGATTTAACAATGAGATATTTATTCAGGAATTGATTAAGTGGTATAAACGAAATCCAATTGGCATTGGTTCAACAAGTAAAAAAGCAATTCAAAAGTTAATTGAGGGCGATAAAACTGGCTGTAATTCTAGTTCTTCAGGTTCTGCAATGCGAGTTGGCCCTCTTGGTCTTTACTATTATGATAACTATGGTAAATTAAAAGAAACAACGATTGAAGCAACAAAACTTACCCATAATAGCCCCGAAGCAATAGCTGCTGCACTTTCAGTTGCATTTTTTGTTGCAGAATCGATTAACGGTGAAAAATCTGAAAAATCAGTTGAAAAATGTTCAAAATTTATTGAAGATATTTCATTGACATTTTCTGAAAAAATAATGTCGATAGCAAATTTAAGTTCGCCAAAAGAAGCATATGACTTTTTTAAAACAGGACTTGATGCAACAGAATGTGTTCCGTCAGCAATTTCAGGCTTTGTTCTTACAAATAGTTTTAAAGAAGGGATGATTAGTGTAGTAAACGCAGGAGGGGATACAGATAGCATGGGTAGTATGTATGGCGCAATTTCTGGAGCTTATTATGGAATTAAAGATATTCCAAATAATTGGACTTTTAGAATAAAGGATAAAGAGCTTTTTTATGAGCTTTCAAAAAAATTGCACCATTTAAAGTTTGAAAAATAA
- a CDS encoding TIGR00266 family protein, whose amino-acid sequence MSEYDFEIICKPSYSLLKFKLNNQEIMTETGSMVYMDPKISIETSAKGGVLGVLKRAVVGESVFMNKLKGNGVLALAPACSGDIAHHELNGTLYASSGAYLASSPHLSIDTKFGGTKTFFGGQGLFLMKIEGKGDVFLSAYGALEEIELNNESIIVDNGHLVAFTSGLEYSLGKLGGLKSALLGGEGLVYTFKGTGKVYIQTRNIQSFVGFISPYLPKTSQ is encoded by the coding sequence ATGTCAGAATATGATTTTGAAATAATATGTAAACCTTCATATTCCCTTTTAAAATTTAAATTAAATAACCAAGAAATAATGACTGAAACAGGGTCAATGGTTTATATGGATCCTAAAATAAGCATCGAAACATCTGCAAAAGGCGGCGTTTTAGGCGTTTTAAAAAGAGCAGTTGTTGGCGAAAGTGTATTTATGAATAAGTTAAAAGGAAATGGGGTGTTAGCACTTGCTCCAGCATGTTCTGGGGATATAGCGCATCATGAACTTAATGGTACATTATATGCAAGTAGCGGAGCTTACTTAGCATCATCACCTCATCTTTCAATAGACACAAAATTTGGTGGCACTAAAACATTTTTTGGCGGTCAAGGCTTATTTTTAATGAAAATTGAAGGAAAAGGAGATGTTTTTTTATCCGCATATGGGGCACTTGAAGAAATCGAGTTAAATAATGAATCAATAATTGTTGATAATGGCCACTTAGTTGCATTTACCAGTGGGCTTGAATACTCCTTAGGAAAACTTGGCGGCCTTAAATCAGCATTACTCGGTGGAGAAGGTTTAGTATATACGTTTAAAGGTACTGGTAAAGTTTATATTCAAACAAGAAACATTCAAAGTTTTGTTGGATTTATAAGTCCGTATTTGCCAAAAACTAGTCAATAA
- a CDS encoding pyridoxamine 5'-phosphate oxidase family protein — MVKLTEEMKSALTGLLFLATSSKDGIPNVAPMGANQFVGDKLVISDNFMKKTLENVKENPVVAINLLNCREHPYQYKGKAEIVTSGEYFEKAKELNAVKIPGINAKGALVITITSIYSIKPGAEAGNLIETDD; from the coding sequence ATGGTAAAACTAACAGAAGAAATGAAAAGTGCATTAACAGGCCTCTTATTTTTAGCAACCTCTTCAAAAGATGGCATTCCAAACGTTGCTCCAATGGGGGCAAACCAGTTTGTCGGCGATAAATTGGTAATTTCGGATAATTTCATGAAAAAAACACTTGAAAATGTAAAAGAAAATCCCGTTGTTGCAATTAACCTTTTAAATTGTAGGGAACATCCTTATCAATATAAGGGAAAAGCAGAAATTGTAACGAGTGGAGAATACTTTGAAAAAGCAAAAGAATTAAATGCAGTAAAAATTCCAGGTATAAATGCAAAAGGGGCCCTCGTAATAACAATTACAAGTATATACAGTATAAAACCCGGAGCTGAAGCTGGAAACTTAATTGAAACAGATGATTAA
- a CDS encoding 50S ribosomal protein L14e, translated as MAAIEVGRVCIKTLGREAGNVCVIVEVLDKNYIVVDGNVKRRRCNVKHVEPTDKKVELEKGASTEEVKLSLDAAGLL; from the coding sequence ATGGCAGCAATTGAAGTAGGAAGAGTTTGCATCAAAACCTTAGGTAGAGAAGCAGGAAACGTCTGCGTTATAGTTGAAGTATTAGACAAAAACTACATAGTTGTAGACGGTAACGTTAAAAGAAGAAGATGCAACGTAAAACACGTTGAACCAACTGACAAAAAAGTCGAATTAGAAAAAGGAGCTTCAACAGAAGAGGTTAAGTTATCCTTAGATGCGGCAGGCTTATTATAA
- the cmk gene encoding (d)CMP kinase, producing the protein MIITIGGLPGTGTTTISKLLSEKYGLSHVCAGFIFRDMAKENNMTLQEFSNYAEKNSGVDNEIDRRQVEAAKSGNLILEGRLAGWILKKNDMVPDLSIWLKADPMVRCKRISEREHENVDLALEKMLLREASEKKRYKEIYNIEIDDLSIYDLVIESSKWGATGVFNIIEKAIK; encoded by the coding sequence ATGATAATTACCATTGGTGGTTTACCTGGAACCGGAACTACAACAATTTCAAAATTGCTTTCAGAAAAATACGGTCTAAGCCATGTTTGCGCCGGATTCATCTTTAGAGATATGGCTAAAGAAAATAACATGACTCTTCAGGAATTTAGCAATTATGCTGAAAAAAATTCAGGAGTAGATAATGAAATCGACCGGCGTCAGGTTGAGGCTGCAAAATCTGGAAATTTAATTCTTGAAGGTAGACTTGCCGGATGGATACTGAAAAAGAATGACATGGTGCCCGACTTAAGCATTTGGCTTAAAGCAGATCCAATGGTAAGATGTAAAAGAATCAGCGAACGTGAACACGAAAACGTTGATTTAGCACTTGAAAAAATGCTTTTACGAGAAGCCAGTGAAAAGAAAAGATACAAAGAAATATATAATATTGAAATTGATGATTTATCAATATACGATTTAGTAATCGAGTCCTCAAAATGGGGCGCAACTGGGGTATTTAATATCATCGAAAAGGCAATAAAATAG
- a CDS encoding 50S ribosomal protein L34e, whose product MPAPRYKSGSAKKVYKRAPGNRRVLHIRRKKQSSAKCGACGALLNGVPSLRTVQVSKLSKTQRRPERAFGGALCPKCVKKMMVVKARNY is encoded by the coding sequence ATGCCTGCCCCAAGATACAAGTCAGGTTCAGCTAAAAAAGTGTATAAGAGAGCTCCTGGAAACAGAAGAGTTTTACACATTAGAAGAAAAAAACAGTCAAGTGCAAAATGCGGTGCTTGCGGTGCTTTATTAAATGGAGTGCCAAGTTTAAGGACAGTTCAGGTTTCAAAATTGTCTAAAACACAGAGAAGACCGGAAAGAGCATTTGGTGGCGCATTGTGCCCAAAATGTGTTAAAAAAATGATGGTTGTAAAAGCTAGAAACTACTAA
- a CDS encoding TOBE domain-containing protein, whose translation MKLSVRNQFKGKIVDISEGDVVVKVTVDIGGGNKIVSVITKDAENDLGLKVGDSVTALVKSTSVMIEK comes from the coding sequence ATGAAACTTAGTGTACGAAATCAATTTAAAGGAAAAATTGTTGATATTTCAGAAGGAGATGTAGTTGTAAAGGTTACCGTCGATATTGGGGGCGGAAATAAAATAGTTTCAGTAATTACAAAAGATGCTGAAAATGACCTAGGATTAAAAGTAGGGGATAGCGTCACAGCATTAGTTAAATCAACATCCGTAATGATTGAAAAATAA
- a CDS encoding winged helix-turn-helix domain-containing protein: MKTIEDIDKKLIGNISSLLSSEVRAKIYMFLRKYPNSTVDEIADGTGIYPSTIRESIFEMYNENYVLRKKMEREGLGKKPYLYSAIAPSEMVKIISDAILVKLNDLALLDEKINGEDVTEVSKVSIELKSN; this comes from the coding sequence ATGAAAACTATTGAAGATATAGATAAAAAACTTATTGGAAATATTTCTTCGCTTCTTTCAAGCGAAGTTAGGGCTAAAATTTACATGTTTTTGAGAAAATATCCAAACAGTACCGTTGACGAAATTGCTGATGGAACAGGAATATATCCTTCAACAATCCGTGAGTCAATTTTTGAAATGTACAACGAAAATTACGTGCTAAGGAAAAAAATGGAAAGAGAAGGTCTTGGTAAAAAACCATACCTTTATTCAGCAATAGCGCCTTCTGAAATGGTAAAAATTATTTCAGACGCCATACTTGTAAAATTAAATGATTTAGCGTTATTAGATGAGAAAATTAACGGTGAAGATGTCACCGAAGTTTCAAAAGTATCTATCGAGCTAAAATCAAACTAA